In Pseudomonadota bacterium, a single genomic region encodes these proteins:
- a CDS encoding form I ribulose bisphosphate carboxylase large subunit yields MAKTYNAGVKEYRETYWMPDYTPKDTDILACFKITPQPGVPREEAAAAVAAESSTGTWTTVWTDLLTDLDYYKGRAYAIEDVPGDDTCFYAFIAYPIDLFEEGSVVNVFTSLVGNVFGFKAIRALRLEDVRFPIAYVMTCNGPPNGIQVERDKMNKYGRPLLGCTIKPKLGLSAKNYGRACYEGLRGGLDFTKDDENVNSQPFMRWNHRFDFVMEAIHKAEAETGERKGHYLNVTAPTPDEMFKRAEYAKELGAPIIMHDYITGGFCANTGLAQWCRDNGILLHIHRAMHAVLDRNPHHGIHFRVLTKILRLSGGDHLHTGTVVGKLEGDREATLGWIDLLRDSYVKEDRSRGIFFDQDWGSMPGAFAVASGGIHVWHMPALVTIFGDDSVLQFGGGTLGHPWGNAAGAAANRVAVEACVEDRNKNGVEGLEKRGGDVLRQAAKSSPELAAAMETWKEIKFEFDTVDKLDVAHK; encoded by the coding sequence ATGGCCAAAACCTATAACGCGGGCGTGAAGGAATACCGCGAAACCTACTGGATGCCGGACTACACACCGAAAGACACCGACATCCTTGCCTGCTTCAAGATTACCCCGCAGCCGGGTGTGCCGCGCGAAGAGGCTGCCGCTGCCGTGGCCGCCGAGTCTTCCACCGGCACCTGGACGACCGTCTGGACCGACCTGCTGACCGACCTGGACTACTACAAGGGCCGTGCCTACGCCATCGAGGACGTACCGGGTGACGACACCTGTTTCTACGCCTTCATCGCCTACCCGATCGACCTGTTCGAGGAAGGCTCTGTCGTCAACGTGTTCACCTCGCTGGTGGGTAACGTGTTCGGCTTCAAGGCCATTCGCGCCCTGCGCCTGGAAGACGTGCGCTTCCCGATCGCCTACGTCATGACCTGCAATGGTCCGCCCAACGGCATCCAGGTCGAGCGCGACAAGATGAATAAGTACGGCCGTCCGCTGCTCGGCTGCACCATCAAGCCGAAGCTGGGCCTGTCCGCCAAGAACTACGGCCGTGCCTGCTATGAAGGCCTGCGCGGCGGTCTGGACTTCACCAAGGACGACGAGAACGTCAACAGCCAGCCGTTCATGCGCTGGAACCACCGCTTCGACTTCGTCATGGAAGCCATCCACAAGGCCGAGGCCGAGACCGGCGAGCGCAAGGGGCATTACCTGAACGTCACCGCGCCGACCCCGGACGAGATGTTCAAGCGCGCCGAGTACGCCAAGGAACTGGGCGCCCCGATCATCATGCACGACTACATCACCGGCGGTTTCTGCGCCAACACGGGCCTGGCCCAGTGGTGTCGTGACAACGGCATCCTGCTGCACATCCACCGCGCCATGCACGCCGTGCTCGACCGCAACCCGCACCACGGCATCCATTTCCGTGTGCTGACCAAGATCCTGCGCCTGTCCGGCGGCGACCACCTGCACACCGGTACCGTGGTCGGCAAGCTCGAGGGCGACCGCGAGGCCACGCTGGGCTGGATCGACCTGCTGCGCGACAGCTATGTGAAGGAAGACCGTTCGCGCGGTATCTTCTTCGACCAGGACTGGGGTTCGATGCCGGGCGCCTTCGCCGTGGCATCCGGCGGTATCCACGTCTGGCACATGCCGGCACTGGTCACCATCTTCGGCGACGATTCCGTGCTGCAGTTCGGCGGCGGTACGCTGGGCCATCCCTGGGGCAATGCCGCGGGTGCTGCGGCCAACCGCGTCGCGGTCGAGGCCTGTGTGGAAGACCGCAACAAGAACGGTGTGGAAGGTCTCGAGAAGCGTGGCGGCGACGTGCTGCGCCAGGCCGCCAAGTCCAGTCCGGAACTGGCTGCCGCCATGGAGACCTGGAAGGAGATCAAGTTCGAGTTCGATACGGTGGACAAACTGGACGTTGCTCACAAGTGA
- the nhaD gene encoding sodium:proton antiporter NhaD, with amino-acid sequence MLFAATGGQGGISDLATSPVGYLSLAIFVLAYLLVTAEEFIHLRKSKPVIIAAGLIWGLVAWAAGESGNGHLAEAAARHNLLEYAELMLFLLVAMTYINAMDERNVFDALRTWLIRKGFDFHTLFWLTGTLTFFISPVADNLTTALLMCAVVLAVGGDNTRFVTLSCINIVVSANAGGAFSPFGDITTLMVWQKGMVEFGTFFALFVPALVNFLVPAIIMHFAVPAGQPDSGSELIAMKPGARTIMVLFLLTIVTAVCFHNFLELPPVMGMLTGLGYLQLFGFLLRRAESRMLQFNDIEREHAGRLGDIVPFDVFNKVARAEWDTLLFFYGVVMCVGGLGFLGYLAMASDVMYNQWGATTANISVGILSSIVDNIPVMFAVLSMNPDMPTGQWLLITLTAGVGGSLLSIGSAAGVALMGQARGKYTFFGHLRWTPVIALGYAASIQVHMWVNAAYF; translated from the coding sequence ATGCTCTTCGCCGCCACCGGTGGCCAGGGCGGGATATCCGACCTGGCCACAAGTCCGGTGGGTTATCTGTCACTGGCGATCTTTGTGCTCGCCTACCTGCTGGTGACCGCCGAGGAATTCATCCACCTGCGCAAGTCCAAGCCGGTCATCATCGCCGCCGGCCTGATCTGGGGGCTGGTGGCCTGGGCCGCGGGCGAGAGCGGCAACGGCCACCTGGCCGAGGCAGCCGCGCGCCACAATCTGCTCGAGTACGCCGAGCTGATGCTGTTCCTGCTGGTCGCGATGACCTACATCAATGCCATGGACGAACGCAACGTGTTCGATGCCCTGCGGACCTGGCTGATACGGAAGGGATTCGACTTTCACACACTGTTCTGGCTGACCGGCACCCTCACCTTCTTCATTTCACCGGTCGCCGACAACCTGACCACGGCACTGCTCATGTGCGCGGTCGTGCTGGCCGTGGGTGGCGACAACACCCGCTTCGTCACGCTGTCCTGCATCAATATCGTCGTAAGCGCCAATGCCGGCGGCGCCTTCAGCCCGTTCGGCGACATCACCACCCTGATGGTCTGGCAGAAAGGCATGGTGGAATTCGGCACCTTTTTCGCCCTGTTCGTGCCGGCGCTGGTGAATTTCCTGGTGCCCGCCATCATCATGCATTTCGCGGTACCCGCCGGCCAGCCGGACAGCGGCAGCGAGCTGATCGCCATGAAGCCCGGCGCCAGGACCATCATGGTGCTGTTTCTGCTGACCATCGTCACGGCGGTCTGCTTCCACAACTTCCTCGAGCTACCGCCGGTGATGGGCATGCTGACCGGCCTGGGCTATCTGCAGCTGTTCGGCTTTCTGCTGCGACGCGCGGAAAGCCGCATGCTGCAGTTCAACGACATCGAACGCGAACATGCCGGAAGGCTCGGCGACATCGTGCCCTTCGATGTTTTCAACAAAGTCGCGCGCGCCGAGTGGGACACCCTGCTGTTCTTCTACGGCGTGGTCATGTGTGTCGGCGGCCTGGGGTTTCTCGGCTACCTGGCCATGGCCTCGGACGTGATGTACAACCAATGGGGCGCCACCACCGCCAATATCAGCGTCGGCATCCTGTCCTCCATCGTCGACAACATCCCCGTCATGTTCGCGGTGCTGTCCATGAACCCGGACATGCCCACCGGCCAGTGGCTGCTGATCACCCTGACGGCCGGCGTTGGCGGCAGCCTGCTGTCGATCGGCTCCGCCGCAGGTGTCGCGTTGATGGGTCAGGCGCGCGGCAAGTACACGTTCTTCGGCCATCTGCGCTGGACGCCGGTGATAGCGCTCGGATATGCAGCCAGCATCCAGGTCCACATGTGGGTCAACGCCGCGTATTTCTGA
- a CDS encoding ribulose bisphosphate carboxylase small subunit, which produces MSDMQDYQSSLEDVNSRKFETFSYLPAMSDDQIRAQVKYIVSKGWNPAIEHTEPENAMGSYWYMWKLPMFGETDVDTILAEAAACHAAHPNNHVRLIGFDNYAQSKGAEMVIYRGKPV; this is translated from the coding sequence ATGAGTGATATGCAGGACTACCAATCGAGCCTGGAAGACGTTAACAGCCGCAAGTTCGAGACCTTCTCGTATCTGCCGGCGATGTCCGACGACCAGATCCGGGCCCAGGTGAAGTACATCGTGTCCAAGGGCTGGAACCCGGCCATCGAGCACACCGAGCCGGAAAATGCGATGGGCAGCTACTGGTACATGTGGAAGCTGCCGATGTTCGGCGAGACCGATGTGGACACCATTCTGGCCGAAGCCGCAGCCTGTCATGCCGCGCACCCGAACAACCACGTGCGCCTGATCGGTTTCGACAACTATGCCCAGTCCAAGGGCGCCGAAATGGTGATCTACCGCGGCAAGCCCGTGTAA
- a CDS encoding ATP-binding protein: MIARRTTRVRASGVCRQAWPAPGFPRQCRRSLALIACWLLCSVPATAATDPATTLRVSAARAVADTGLVEYLAGEFRKRHPDISVAVSATGALTALDDGRTGKADLIVTHYPPEEQRFLQLGYATQRIQFMYSQYALFGPYPDTLELGKTDFIQAFHLLRDAGAEMLVPSPRSGTYRKLEELWASAGIAPDWLGYENTGSSASATLSLAADAGAYSFADVGLYLANRDRLAHALRPVYRDDVAFRNEISAIVVNASSVPGARQQLAERFLEFLISAPGQQAVTHFSAERFGVAVYLPSAHEDPTVGKLAAQHRLAQETRQRNLSIAIGVIVSLLILTSLGLVLHSQRLERRNWRNALELEQAGRAQAVAQQADRAKSRFLAAMSHEIRTPLNAILGLAQIGLRESATGSSRQHFTHIIDSGQHLLGVINDILDFSKIESGKFRITAQPFQLARQVEKVAGMVRMRADEKGLAFTNHCDASLPAWVTGDALRLQQILLNLLANAIKFTRQGAITLSVRQAGAMTTFTVRDNGIGMSAAVIARLFIPFEQADISITRDHGGTGLGLAISQNLAQLMGGRITVASQPGAGSEFTLELPLPAAQPPADSDSASTGVNGMRLNGLKILAAEDMEINRYILQYMLEQEAARVEFATDGQQVLDRLERAGADEPDLVLMDVQMPVMDGLTATRRLQEIAPGLPVIGLTAHALAEERERCLAAGMVDHVAKPIDAETLVTVILRHARAVPPAANRTGSA; encoded by the coding sequence TTGATCGCGCGCCGCACGACCAGAGTACGCGCAAGCGGCGTCTGCCGGCAGGCGTGGCCGGCACCGGGGTTCCCGCGGCAGTGCCGCCGCAGCCTGGCACTGATCGCCTGCTGGCTGCTGTGCAGCGTACCGGCCACGGCGGCAACCGACCCCGCCACCACACTGCGGGTCTCTGCCGCGCGCGCCGTGGCCGACACCGGCCTGGTCGAATATCTCGCGGGCGAGTTCCGTAAGCGGCATCCGGACATAAGCGTAGCGGTCAGCGCCACGGGCGCCCTGACGGCGCTGGATGACGGCCGCACGGGCAAAGCCGATCTGATCGTCACCCATTACCCGCCGGAAGAGCAGCGCTTCCTGCAATTGGGTTACGCCACGCAGCGGATCCAGTTCATGTACAGCCAGTATGCCTTGTTCGGGCCGTATCCCGACACGCTCGAACTCGGCAAAACGGATTTCATCCAGGCCTTCCACCTGCTGAGGGACGCGGGTGCCGAGATGCTGGTCCCCTCCCCGCGCAGCGGCACGTACCGCAAACTCGAGGAACTGTGGGCCTCTGCCGGCATCGCACCTGACTGGCTGGGCTATGAAAATACCGGCAGCAGTGCCAGCGCCACGCTGTCCCTAGCGGCTGATGCCGGCGCCTACAGTTTCGCCGATGTCGGACTCTACCTCGCAAACCGGGACCGGCTGGCGCACGCACTGCGGCCCGTGTACCGGGATGATGTCGCCTTCAGGAACGAGATCAGTGCGATCGTCGTCAACGCAAGCAGCGTTCCCGGCGCCAGGCAGCAGCTGGCCGAACGCTTTCTGGAGTTCCTTATCTCGGCACCGGGCCAACAGGCCGTTACGCATTTCAGCGCGGAACGATTCGGCGTTGCGGTATACCTGCCGTCCGCACACGAAGACCCGACCGTCGGCAAGCTAGCGGCGCAGCACCGGCTTGCGCAGGAGACCCGCCAACGCAACCTTTCGATCGCTATCGGCGTCATCGTGTCACTGCTGATCCTGACGAGCCTCGGTCTCGTGCTGCACAGCCAGCGCCTGGAGCGCCGCAACTGGCGCAACGCCCTGGAACTGGAGCAGGCCGGCCGTGCCCAGGCGGTAGCGCAGCAGGCCGACCGGGCCAAGAGCAGGTTTCTGGCTGCAATGAGCCATGAGATTCGTACGCCACTGAACGCCATACTGGGCCTGGCGCAGATCGGGCTGCGCGAGAGCGCAACCGGCAGTTCCCGGCAACACTTCACGCACATCATCGATTCGGGCCAGCACCTGCTGGGCGTTATCAATGACATCCTCGACTTCTCCAAGATCGAGTCGGGCAAGTTCCGTATCACAGCGCAGCCGTTCCAGCTCGCGCGACAGGTGGAGAAAGTGGCGGGCATGGTGCGCATGCGCGCCGACGAGAAAGGCCTGGCGTTCACGAACCACTGCGATGCCAGCCTGCCGGCCTGGGTCACGGGCGACGCCCTGCGGCTGCAGCAGATCCTGCTGAACCTGCTCGCGAACGCCATCAAGTTCACCCGGCAGGGCGCGATAACACTCAGCGTGCGGCAAGCGGGCGCGATGACCACCTTCACGGTGCGGGATAACGGGATCGGCATGAGCGCGGCGGTGATCGCCCGACTCTTCATTCCGTTCGAGCAGGCCGATATATCAATTACCCGCGATCACGGCGGAACCGGGCTGGGCCTCGCCATCAGCCAAAACCTGGCGCAGCTGATGGGCGGCCGCATCACGGTGGCAAGCCAACCCGGTGCCGGCAGCGAATTCACCTTGGAATTACCGCTGCCGGCGGCGCAGCCGCCCGCCGACAGTGACAGTGCAAGCACAGGAGTAAACGGGATGAGGCTGAATGGACTAAAAATACTGGCCGCGGAAGACATGGAGATCAACCGCTACATCCTGCAGTACATGCTCGAACAGGAGGCTGCCAGGGTTGAATTCGCAACTGATGGCCAGCAGGTGCTGGATCGCCTGGAGCGCGCGGGTGCGGACGAACCCGACCTGGTCCTCATGGATGTGCAGATGCCGGTGATGGACGGCCTGACGGCGACACGGCGCCTACAGGAAATCGCCCCGGGATTGCCGGTGATCGGGCTGACCGCGCATGCACTCGCGGAGGAGAGGGAACGGTGTCTGGCAGCGGGCATGGTCGACCACGTAGCCAAACCGATCGATGCCGAGACCCTCGTCACCGTCATCCTGCGGCATGCCCGGGCGGTCCCGCCGGCCGCCAACCGCACCGGCAGCGCCTAG
- a CDS encoding FAD:protein FMN transferase — MKPTPFKATLVVALLLATAAGCSRRPEVAEARLDVLGTFAQVSIAGLPPEQAETAFRQAEQTFRSLDHIGYTFASGGELQRVNEALAHGRSIAVSDEMVELLARSRELSYASAGLFNPAAGKLAALWEFPCEHYACDTPPPYPEEVQALVDAKVARILQRAPTMDDLVVNGNRVSGRNRMVQLEFGDVIRGLALDLGSSSLRRAGAANTMTVIGGNVHTTGKRGDHAWWAGIPDAGGSHLIGSIETGDDESVVTVHAMDIAAGRQEPLYRRIVDPRNGKPVSEVRSVTVVHRSAMVASAAATAFLVAGPGNWKSLADRMDTHALLLISADGTIYTSPAIDHRIHWKEGITHQHLIP; from the coding sequence ATGAAACCCACACCCTTTAAGGCCACGCTCGTCGTGGCCTTGCTGCTGGCAACCGCGGCGGGCTGCTCACGCAGACCGGAGGTGGCCGAAGCCCGCCTCGATGTGCTTGGGACCTTCGCCCAGGTCAGTATCGCCGGACTGCCCCCGGAACAGGCCGAGACAGCGTTCCGGCAGGCGGAGCAGACGTTCCGGTCGCTGGACCACATCGGCTACACCTTCGCCAGCGGCGGCGAACTGCAACGCGTGAACGAGGCGCTGGCGCACGGACGCAGCATTGCCGTCAGCGACGAAATGGTCGAGCTGCTGGCGCGGTCACGCGAGCTGTCGTACGCCAGCGCCGGCCTGTTCAACCCGGCGGCCGGCAAGCTGGCCGCACTGTGGGAATTTCCCTGCGAACATTACGCCTGCGATACGCCGCCGCCCTATCCGGAGGAGGTGCAGGCGCTGGTCGATGCCAAGGTGGCGCGGATCCTGCAGCGCGCACCCACCATGGACGACCTGGTCGTGAACGGTAATCGCGTGAGCGGCCGAAACCGCATGGTGCAGCTCGAGTTCGGCGACGTGATACGCGGGCTTGCCCTGGACCTTGGCAGCAGCAGCCTGCGCCGGGCCGGCGCGGCCAATACCATGACTGTCATCGGCGGCAACGTGCATACGACGGGCAAGCGCGGCGACCATGCCTGGTGGGCGGGCATTCCCGATGCCGGCGGCAGCCACCTGATCGGGTCGATCGAAACCGGCGACGATGAAAGCGTGGTCACCGTGCACGCCATGGACATCGCAGCCGGTCGGCAGGAGCCGCTCTACCGGCGCATTGTCGATCCGCGCAACGGCAAGCCGGTCAGCGAGGTCCGTTCGGTGACCGTCGTGCACCGCAGCGCCATGGTCGCCAGTGCCGCCGCCACGGCCTTCCTGGTCGCGGGTCCCGGCAACTGGAAAAGCCTCGCGGACCGCATGGATACCCACGCCCTGCTGCTGATAAGCGCGGACGGAACCATCTATACCAGCCCTGCCATCGATCACCGGATACACTGGAAGGAAGGGATCACCCACCAGCACCTGATCCCCTGA
- a CDS encoding CbbQ/NirQ/NorQ/GpvN family protein has protein sequence MSEVNADQYLISEEPYYRPVHNEVEMYEAAYAARMPVMLKGPTGCGKSRFVEYMAWRLKKPLITVACNEDMTASDLVGRFLLDINGTKWQDGPLTVAARIGAICYLDEVVEARQDTTVVIHPLTDHRRELPLEKKGELVHAHPDFQIVISYNPGYQSLMKDLKQSTKQRFGAMDFDYPDSAVETEIVSHEGGIDAETAGKLVQVAQRSRNLKGHGLDEGMSTRLLVYAAQLMSKGISAEHACQMALVRPLTDDPDMRDTLDAAVNTFF, from the coding sequence GTGAGTGAAGTAAACGCGGATCAGTACCTGATCTCAGAGGAACCCTACTACCGTCCCGTCCACAATGAAGTGGAGATGTATGAAGCCGCCTACGCGGCGCGCATGCCGGTCATGCTCAAGGGCCCGACCGGCTGCGGCAAATCGCGCTTTGTCGAATACATGGCCTGGAGGCTGAAAAAGCCGCTGATCACCGTCGCCTGCAACGAGGACATGACGGCATCCGACCTGGTCGGGCGCTTCCTGCTCGATATCAACGGCACGAAGTGGCAGGACGGCCCGCTGACCGTGGCCGCACGCATCGGCGCGATCTGCTACCTCGACGAGGTGGTCGAGGCGCGCCAGGACACCACGGTGGTCATCCACCCGTTGACCGACCATCGGCGCGAACTGCCGCTGGAGAAGAAGGGCGAACTGGTGCATGCACATCCGGATTTCCAGATCGTGATCTCCTACAATCCCGGTTACCAGAGCCTGATGAAGGACCTCAAGCAGTCCACCAAGCAGCGCTTCGGCGCCATGGATTTCGATTACCCGGACAGCGCAGTGGAGACCGAGATCGTCAGCCACGAGGGCGGCATCGACGCGGAGACGGCCGGCAAGCTGGTGCAGGTGGCGCAGCGTTCGCGCAACCTGAAGGGGCACGGTCTCGACGAGGGCATGTCGACACGTCTGCTGGTGTACGCTGCCCAGCTCATGTCCAAGGGTATCAGCGCCGAACACGCCTGCCAGATGGCGCTGGTACGGCCGCTGACCGACGACCCGGACATGCGCGACACCCTGGACGCGGCGGTCAACACCTTCTTCTGA
- a CDS encoding nitric oxide reductase activation protein NorD, protein MSIDFSEYVSACIKDDDHEHRAALESSYQEASRVMSPRGLQNYLEGMRAMCALNRSQDLVLTYVQEMPAVAKEVGEDIIPDIVTGLMKLSSHTSGTVVTLTMANMPLVARRLGDIEVMRGYLNLIHQLSGKAPRGLRPMMENLDELLSKLTLGGLRRWALWGAQAHQRDLDGQMAYFALQTESSRSVLQKERRGTLFVDNQRKLNFYLRALWGRAFFMRPTSGDYETRQGLRPFIEYFQVHLPDAFDSFRGIKGIEVYRAAAAHCAAHMVYTRAPLSAEQLSPAQMKMIELFEDARVEQLAIREFPGLGKLWLQFHTALPEPKEKVEPLHPSMDLMMRMARALLDGDYRDDADFINALAAEFRTALAQDAGGNRISWMFGVRFYNLLTEHAAIPALRILENMPLPYRDDNRYIWAFAENLFDTRGADYLPEREHQVRRKVSIIEMANEVDVENAGDDAQEIWTCETEVFPYEDMGVSYNEMWGKEPVSDPYHYQEWDYHVQLYRPDWTTVYERRQGRGDPELMDDILTKYKPVASRIRHLIDALQPQGIVRRRGYEEGEELDLNAAVRAMIDIRRGVMPDPRINIRITRHVRDLAIVLLLDLSESTNEKIGDADESDEQAPSILSLTRESAGLLSWAIDSIGDAFAVHGFASDGRHDVQYYRFKDFEQRYEDEAKSRLAGMKGGLSTRMGAALRHAGTHLVKQNATKRLVLLVTDGEPADIDERDPQYLRHDAKKAVEDLAMQGVYTYCLTLDPEADRYVARIFGENNYSIVDNVERLPERLPNVFAAITG, encoded by the coding sequence ATGTCCATAGACTTCTCCGAATACGTCTCCGCCTGCATCAAGGACGACGACCATGAGCACCGTGCGGCACTCGAGTCGTCCTACCAGGAGGCCTCGCGCGTTATGTCGCCGCGCGGGCTGCAGAACTATCTGGAGGGCATGCGCGCCATGTGCGCGCTGAACCGCAGCCAGGACCTGGTGCTCACGTACGTGCAGGAGATGCCCGCGGTCGCCAAAGAAGTCGGCGAGGACATCATCCCGGACATCGTCACCGGCCTGATGAAGCTCTCCTCGCACACCTCCGGAACGGTGGTCACGCTGACCATGGCGAACATGCCGCTGGTCGCGCGCCGCCTCGGCGACATCGAGGTGATGCGCGGCTATCTGAATCTGATCCACCAGCTCTCCGGCAAGGCGCCGCGCGGCCTGCGCCCCATGATGGAGAATCTCGATGAACTGCTTTCCAAGCTGACGCTCGGCGGCTTGCGGCGCTGGGCGTTGTGGGGTGCCCAGGCGCACCAGCGCGATCTGGACGGCCAGATGGCGTATTTCGCACTACAGACCGAGTCTTCCCGCTCCGTGCTGCAGAAGGAACGTCGCGGTACGCTGTTCGTCGACAACCAGCGCAAGCTGAATTTCTACCTGCGCGCACTGTGGGGACGCGCCTTCTTCATGCGGCCCACCTCCGGTGACTACGAAACCCGCCAGGGTCTGCGTCCCTTCATCGAGTACTTCCAGGTACACCTGCCCGATGCCTTCGACAGCTTCCGCGGCATCAAAGGGATCGAGGTCTACCGTGCGGCTGCCGCGCATTGCGCAGCCCACATGGTCTATACGCGCGCGCCACTTTCCGCCGAACAGCTCAGTCCCGCGCAGATGAAGATGATCGAGCTGTTCGAGGATGCACGGGTCGAGCAGCTGGCAATCCGCGAATTTCCCGGGCTTGGCAAACTCTGGCTGCAGTTTCACACGGCGCTGCCCGAGCCGAAGGAAAAGGTGGAGCCGCTGCATCCCAGCATGGACCTGATGATGCGGATGGCACGGGCGCTGCTCGATGGTGACTACCGTGACGACGCGGATTTCATCAACGCGCTCGCGGCCGAGTTCCGCACGGCGCTGGCGCAGGATGCCGGCGGTAACCGCATCTCCTGGATGTTCGGCGTGCGTTTCTACAACCTGCTCACCGAGCATGCCGCGATCCCGGCCCTGCGTATTCTGGAAAACATGCCGCTGCCGTACCGCGACGACAATCGCTACATCTGGGCCTTCGCCGAGAACCTGTTCGACACCCGCGGTGCCGACTATCTGCCCGAGCGCGAGCACCAGGTCAGGCGCAAGGTCAGCATCATCGAGATGGCCAACGAGGTCGACGTGGAGAACGCCGGTGACGATGCACAGGAGATCTGGACCTGCGAGACCGAGGTCTTCCCCTACGAGGACATGGGGGTCAGCTATAACGAGATGTGGGGCAAGGAGCCGGTGTCCGATCCCTACCATTACCAGGAATGGGATTATCACGTACAGCTGTACCGGCCCGACTGGACCACGGTATACGAACGCCGGCAGGGCCGCGGCGATCCGGAACTCATGGACGATATCCTCACCAAGTACAAGCCGGTCGCCTCGCGCATCCGCCACCTGATCGATGCGCTGCAGCCGCAGGGTATCGTGCGCCGGCGCGGCTACGAGGAGGGCGAGGAACTCGACCTGAATGCCGCGGTGCGTGCCATGATCGATATTCGGCGCGGTGTCATGCCGGATCCACGCATCAATATTCGCATCACCCGCCACGTACGCGACCTGGCGATCGTGTTGCTGCTGGACCTGTCCGAGTCCACCAACGAGAAGATTGGCGATGCCGACGAGAGCGATGAGCAAGCGCCCAGTATCCTGTCGCTGACACGCGAATCGGCCGGCCTCCTGAGCTGGGCCATCGATTCCATCGGCGATGCCTTTGCCGTCCACGGCTTCGCCTCGGACGGGCGCCACGATGTGCAGTATTACCGCTTCAAGGACTTCGAACAGCGCTACGAGGACGAGGCCAAGTCACGCCTGGCCGGTATGAAGGGCGGCCTGTCGACCCGCATGGGCGCCGCGCTGCGCCATGCCGGCACGCACCTGGTGAAGCAGAACGCCACCAAGCGCCTGGTGCTGCTGGTTACCGACGGCGAGCCGGCCGACATCGACGAGCGCGATCCGCAATATCTGCGCCACGACGCCAAGAAGGCGGTCGAGGACCTCGCCATGCAGGGCGTCTATACCTACTGTCTCACGCTCGATCCGGAGGCCGACCGCTATGTCGCGCGCATCTTCGGCGAGAACAACTACTCCATCGTGGACAACGTGGAACGGCTGCCGGAGCGCCTGCCCAACGTGTTCGCGGCGATCACGGGCTAG